One stretch of Tissierellales bacterium DNA includes these proteins:
- a CDS encoding DUF1819 family protein, translating to MKTSGVNSLKYSAGAVSKGFWFQEFKKYNNLLTEGFNDKEIKKMQENENILLAPSEDYGKKMINEVSKRTKALPKDVYTMFTNLPVSDQKILNILGIMITDRLFFEYMYEVYREKIIIGNLKFDNSDIRIFLKNKSEQNEKVANLTSQTKKRLAGAYRTYLKEANLIVEEKNLYVIKKPILDINLEKEMKSKDLNPYLRVFLGE from the coding sequence ATGAAGACCAGTGGAGTAAATAGTCTAAAATATAGTGCTGGTGCCGTAAGCAAAGGATTTTGGTTTCAAGAATTTAAAAAATATAATAATTTATTAACTGAAGGATTTAATGACAAGGAAATAAAAAAGATGCAAGAAAATGAAAATATTTTATTAGCCCCATCAGAGGACTATGGTAAAAAAATGATAAATGAAGTATCTAAACGGACTAAAGCCTTGCCTAAAGATGTATATACTATGTTTACTAATCTACCAGTTTCAGATCAGAAGATATTAAACATTTTAGGGATAATGATAACAGATAGATTATTTTTCGAATATATGTATGAAGTATATAGGGAAAAAATTATAATAGGAAATTTAAAATTTGATAATAGTGATATCAGAATATTTCTTAAGAATAAATCTGAACAAAATGAAAAAGTTGCAAACCTTACATCACAGACCAAGAAAAGATTGGCAGGAGCTTACAGAACATATTTAAAAGAAGCAAACCTAATAGTAGAAGAAAAGAATTTATATGTAATTAAAAAACCTATTTTAGATATAAATTTAGAAAAAGAAATGAAAAGCAAGGATTTGAATCCGTATTTAAGAGTTTTTTTGGGGGAATAA